A genome region from Solirubrobacter pauli includes the following:
- a CDS encoding sensor histidine kinase, with the protein MAVLTLRARIVLVLAYVLVLAIGSMLVPLVRSVRDRISAEVATAAVSQAEVVAATAGDSSDLGALATTAARQVRGRVLVLDARGVVVADSSPGGVGAEYASRPEIASALRGVPSQVERESATLDERILATAVPVLRQGRPDGAVRITQSVDAVDRAVSSATIGLVLVGGIVLALGLGAGAFLAASITRPLRRLASAARRAGEGDLSTRVEVEGSLEQREVGQAFNEMTGRVQRMVDAQRDFVADASHQLRTPLTGLRLRIEEAAATGSREQLDGALEEVDRLSAVVSELLVLSEAGAARAPDAVTDLLAGAARAVSRYPAAIIELRGSPSLVRCTAADLDRVLDAVLENAIDYGPAGQTITVTVAPGRLAVADEGPGLTPGEEETVFNRFHRGVVGRASRRRGTGLGLPIARELVGRWHGTVTLANGDGGGAVATITLPPADGTTPHEPAREATA; encoded by the coding sequence GTGGCCGTCCTGACGCTGCGCGCCCGGATCGTGCTGGTGCTGGCCTACGTGCTGGTGCTGGCGATCGGGTCGATGCTCGTGCCCTTGGTGCGGTCGGTCCGGGACCGGATCTCCGCCGAGGTGGCGACGGCGGCCGTCTCGCAGGCCGAGGTGGTGGCGGCCACCGCGGGGGATTCCTCCGACCTGGGGGCGCTGGCGACCACGGCCGCGCGGCAGGTCCGGGGCCGCGTGCTCGTGCTGGACGCGCGCGGCGTGGTGGTCGCGGACTCGTCGCCCGGCGGCGTGGGGGCGGAGTACGCGTCGCGGCCGGAGATCGCCTCGGCGTTGCGGGGCGTGCCGTCGCAGGTCGAGCGTGAGAGCGCCACGTTGGACGAGCGGATCCTCGCCACGGCCGTCCCGGTGCTGCGGCAGGGACGGCCCGACGGCGCCGTCCGGATCACACAGAGCGTCGACGCGGTGGACCGCGCCGTGTCGTCGGCGACGATCGGCCTCGTGCTGGTCGGTGGGATCGTGCTGGCGCTCGGGCTGGGCGCGGGTGCGTTCCTGGCGGCCTCGATCACGCGGCCGCTGCGGCGGCTCGCGTCCGCCGCGCGGCGCGCCGGCGAGGGTGACCTGAGCACGCGCGTCGAGGTCGAGGGCTCGCTCGAGCAGCGCGAGGTCGGCCAGGCGTTCAACGAGATGACCGGGCGGGTGCAGCGGATGGTCGACGCGCAGCGCGACTTCGTCGCCGACGCCTCCCACCAGCTGCGCACGCCCTTGACGGGCCTGCGGCTGCGGATCGAGGAGGCGGCGGCGACCGGCTCACGCGAGCAGCTCGATGGCGCGCTCGAGGAGGTCGACCGCCTGTCGGCGGTGGTCTCCGAGCTGCTCGTCCTGAGCGAGGCCGGCGCGGCGCGGGCCCCGGACGCGGTCACCGACCTCCTGGCGGGCGCCGCACGGGCGGTCTCGCGCTACCCGGCGGCCATCATCGAGCTGCGTGGGTCGCCGTCCTTGGTCCGCTGCACGGCCGCCGACCTGGACCGCGTGCTGGACGCCGTGCTCGAGAACGCGATCGACTACGGGCCCGCCGGGCAGACGATCACCGTCACGGTCGCTCCCGGCCGCCTCGCGGTCGCCGACGAGGGGCCGGGCCTGACCCCGGGCGAGGAGGAGACCGTGTTCAACCGCTTCCACCGTGGCGTCGTCGGCCGCGCCTCCCGTCGTCGCGGCACCGGGCTGGGCCTGCCGATCGCCCGCGAGCTCGTCGGCCGCTGGCACGGGACGGTCACCCTGGCGAACGGCGACGGCGGCGGTGCCGTCGCGACGATCACGTTGCCGCCCGCCGACGGCACGACGCCGCACGAGCCCGCCAGGGAGGCGACCGCGTGA
- a CDS encoding response regulator transcription factor has translation MKPRVLFVEDEPSISGPFSSALSREGFDPVVAESLAEARAALAGGSFDLVLLDLMLPDGDGRDLAREVRASGSEVPIIMLTARGTELERVVGLELGADDYVVKPFSGAEVIARMRAVLRRVKPAPAAAAEVVVGPLRVELGARRVFLDGDEVALSRKEFDLLAELARHAGEVVTREDLIARVWDENWFGSTKTLDVHVGWLRGKLGDDAAAPRFVHTVRGVGFRFTGPDEWPS, from the coding sequence GTGAAGCCGCGTGTGCTGTTCGTGGAGGACGAGCCCTCGATCTCCGGGCCGTTCTCCAGCGCCCTGTCGCGCGAGGGGTTCGACCCGGTGGTGGCCGAGTCGCTCGCGGAGGCGCGGGCGGCGCTGGCGGGCGGGTCGTTCGACCTCGTGCTGCTCGACCTGATGTTGCCGGACGGGGACGGGCGCGACCTCGCGCGGGAGGTCCGGGCCTCGGGCTCGGAGGTGCCGATCATCATGCTCACCGCGCGTGGGACGGAGCTCGAGCGGGTGGTCGGGCTCGAGCTCGGCGCCGACGACTACGTGGTCAAGCCGTTCAGCGGGGCGGAGGTGATCGCGCGCATGCGGGCGGTCCTGCGGCGCGTCAAGCCGGCCCCGGCCGCTGCGGCTGAGGTCGTCGTCGGGCCGCTGCGCGTGGAGCTCGGTGCTCGCCGGGTCTTCCTGGACGGTGACGAGGTCGCGTTGTCACGCAAGGAGTTCGACCTGCTGGCCGAGCTGGCGCGGCACGCCGGTGAGGTGGTCACGCGAGAGGATCTGATCGCGCGCGTGTGGGACGAGAACTGGTTCGGGTCGACCAAGACGCTGGACGTCCACGTCGGCTGGCTGCGCGGCAAGCTCGGCGACGACGCGGCCGCGCCGCGCTTCGTGCACACGGTGCGCGGCGTGGGGTTCCGCTTCACGGGGCCGGACGAGTGGCCGTCCTGA
- a CDS encoding FHA domain-containing protein — translation MHDWPERHASSPAELQARLAAERAEAPFLELRDGDGVQQIVPLEAQLTVGRSPSAGLALPWDAQVSRSHTSIECLDGVWTVLDDGRSTNGTFVNEERVAGRRTLRHLDVIRVGATRLRFHDPSEAGQDSKLTEVAGNVAIPTLTPAQLRVLGALCRPADGPASNEEIADELTVSIDTVKTHMRALFDAFDLQSSAPYRKRFELVKKAVDAGLVSPPR, via the coding sequence GTGCACGACTGGCCTGAACGTCACGCCTCGTCCCCCGCTGAGCTGCAAGCGCGTCTGGCCGCCGAACGGGCGGAGGCGCCGTTCCTGGAGCTGCGGGACGGCGACGGCGTGCAGCAGATCGTCCCGCTCGAGGCGCAGCTGACGGTCGGGCGGTCCCCTTCGGCGGGGCTCGCGCTGCCGTGGGACGCGCAGGTCTCGCGCTCGCACACGTCGATCGAGTGCCTGGACGGCGTGTGGACCGTGCTCGACGACGGGCGCTCCACGAACGGCACCTTCGTCAATGAGGAGCGCGTGGCGGGGCGGCGCACGCTGCGGCATCTGGACGTGATCCGGGTCGGCGCCACGCGGTTGCGCTTCCACGACCCCTCGGAGGCGGGGCAGGACTCCAAGTTGACCGAGGTCGCCGGCAACGTCGCCATCCCGACCCTGACGCCCGCGCAGCTGCGGGTGCTCGGCGCGCTGTGCCGCCCGGCGGACGGGCCGGCCTCCAACGAGGAGATCGCGGACGAGCTGACGGTGTCCATAGACACGGTGAAGACGCACATGCGCGCGCTGTTCGACGCGTTCGACCTGCAGTCGTCGGCGCCGTACCGCAAGCGCTTCGAGCTGGTCAAGAAGGCCGTGGACGCCGGCCTCGTCTCGCCGCCTCGATAG
- a CDS encoding MarR family winged helix-turn-helix transcriptional regulator produces the protein MCNLCIGYDLGVPEELAHQWRDLLSQHARTVCALDEALSAHGLGMSEYEVLERLACECGERPRMQELAAAVHLSQSALSRTVGRLEKDGLVGRAMCPEDRRGVAVCLTDEGRERYEAARPTHRRVLAETLTPPQQQPA, from the coding sequence ATGTGCAACCTATGCATCGGGTACGATCTAGGGGTGCCCGAAGAGCTAGCGCATCAGTGGCGTGACCTGCTGTCGCAGCATGCGCGCACGGTCTGCGCGCTGGACGAGGCGCTCAGCGCCCACGGGCTGGGCATGAGCGAGTACGAGGTGCTCGAGCGGCTCGCGTGCGAATGCGGCGAACGACCGAGGATGCAGGAGCTGGCCGCTGCGGTGCATCTCAGCCAGAGCGCGTTGTCGCGCACGGTCGGCCGGCTCGAGAAGGACGGCCTCGTGGGCCGCGCGATGTGCCCGGAGGATCGGCGCGGCGTGGCGGTGTGCCTGACGGATGAGGGTCGCGAGCGCTACGAGGCGGCGCGCCCCACGCACCGTCGGGTGCTCGCGGAGACGCTCACTCCGCCGCAGCAGCAGCCGGCGTAG
- a CDS encoding MFS transporter: MVLGVTSSSPKWDARLWGALILLCGIVFLDGLDVSMVGVALPSIQADLGLTTSELQWIVSAYVLGLGGLLLLGGRAADLLGRRRVLFGALAVFTLASLVGGLVDDPALLIAARFVKGAAAAFTVPAALSLITTTFTEGPARNKALAIFNAFGASGFSFGLVFGGLLTSADWRLTFLLPVPVAAIVLALIPRYLAKDRPYLGAKRAYDLPGAVLLTAGMLVLVHALVEKNWPEVIGAVALLATFVIVERRTRQPLVRLGILRSGSLVRANLGAMALFGAYVGFQFVATLYLQGTLGWSALETALAFLPAGLLVAFGAPRMGAVISRYGTTKPILASTVAFTAGYALFLPIDATPYFLTFLPVILLLGLGFALGYAALNVQATAGVSDHEQGLAAGLVQTSFQMGGAVVLAAVTSVVGAGSTTDYRAATGVVLGVAVVSVLLALIGVARPRTEEAYALDPA, from the coding sequence ATGGTTCTGGGAGTGACCTCCTCCTCCCCCAAGTGGGACGCCCGACTGTGGGGCGCCCTGATCCTCCTCTGCGGGATCGTCTTCCTCGACGGCCTCGACGTCTCCATGGTGGGCGTCGCGCTGCCGTCCATCCAGGCCGACCTCGGCCTCACCACGTCCGAGCTGCAGTGGATCGTCTCGGCCTACGTCCTTGGGCTCGGCGGTCTGCTGCTCCTCGGCGGCCGCGCGGCGGACCTGCTCGGGCGCCGGCGCGTGCTGTTCGGCGCCCTCGCCGTGTTCACCCTCGCGTCACTGGTCGGTGGGCTCGTCGACGACCCCGCGCTGTTGATCGCCGCCCGCTTCGTCAAGGGCGCCGCGGCGGCGTTCACCGTCCCGGCCGCGCTCTCGCTGATCACGACGACCTTCACCGAAGGCCCCGCCCGCAACAAGGCGCTCGCGATCTTCAACGCGTTCGGCGCCAGCGGGTTCTCCTTCGGCCTGGTCTTCGGCGGCCTCCTGACCAGCGCGGACTGGCGGTTGACGTTCCTGCTCCCGGTGCCCGTCGCGGCGATCGTGCTCGCGTTGATCCCCCGCTATCTCGCCAAGGACCGCCCGTACCTGGGCGCCAAGCGCGCGTACGACCTCCCCGGCGCCGTCCTGCTGACCGCGGGCATGCTCGTGCTCGTCCACGCGCTGGTCGAGAAGAACTGGCCCGAGGTGATCGGGGCGGTCGCGTTGCTCGCCACGTTCGTCATCGTCGAGCGGCGGACCCGGCAGCCGCTCGTGCGGCTCGGCATCCTCCGGTCGGGCTCGCTCGTCCGGGCGAACCTCGGTGCGATGGCGCTGTTCGGCGCCTACGTCGGCTTCCAGTTCGTGGCCACCCTCTACCTGCAGGGCACGCTCGGCTGGAGCGCGCTCGAGACCGCACTGGCCTTCCTCCCCGCCGGCCTGCTCGTGGCCTTCGGCGCGCCGCGGATGGGTGCCGTGATCAGCCGGTACGGCACCACGAAGCCGATCCTGGCGTCGACAGTCGCGTTCACGGCCGGATACGCGCTGTTCCTGCCGATCGACGCCACGCCGTACTTCCTGACGTTCTTGCCGGTGATCCTGCTGCTCGGTCTCGGCTTCGCGCTCGGCTACGCGGCACTCAACGTGCAGGCCACCGCCGGCGTGTCCGACCACGAGCAGGGTCTTGCGGCCGGCCTCGTCCAGACGTCCTTCCAGATGGGTGGCGCCGTCGTGCTCGCGGCCGTGACCTCGGTGGTCGGCGCGGGCAGCACGACCGATTACCGGGCCGCGACCGGCGTCGTGCTCGGCGTCGCGGTGGTGAGCGTGCTGCTCGCCCTGATCGGCGTCGCGCGTCCCCGCACGGAGGAGGCGTACGCGCTAGATCCAGCCTAG
- a CDS encoding response regulator transcription factor: MIRILLADDEHLIRTALAQMLDLEDDLSVVAEAASGDVAVQLAVEHAVDVAVLDLQMPGLDGIAVAEQLTERLPGCGCVIVTSHGRPGHLKRALSAGVRGFLPKTTSAVTLASVVRTVHGGGRHVDPELAAEAIAAGDSPLTPREADVLELAASGAPVDEIADRAALSPGTVRNYLSNAMTKLGASNRHEAVAIARRLGWI; this comes from the coding sequence ATGATCCGCATCCTGCTCGCCGACGACGAGCACCTGATCCGCACCGCGCTCGCGCAGATGCTCGACCTCGAGGACGACCTGAGCGTCGTCGCCGAGGCGGCGTCCGGCGATGTCGCCGTGCAGCTGGCCGTGGAGCACGCGGTCGATGTGGCCGTGCTCGACCTGCAGATGCCCGGGCTGGACGGCATCGCGGTGGCCGAGCAGCTGACCGAGCGCCTGCCCGGCTGCGGCTGCGTGATCGTCACGAGCCACGGGCGGCCCGGCCACCTCAAGCGGGCGCTCAGCGCCGGCGTGCGCGGGTTCCTGCCCAAGACGACGTCCGCGGTGACGCTCGCCTCGGTCGTGCGCACCGTGCACGGCGGCGGCCGCCACGTCGACCCCGAGCTGGCCGCGGAGGCGATCGCCGCCGGCGACAGCCCGCTCACGCCGCGTGAGGCCGACGTGCTCGAGCTGGCGGCGAGCGGCGCGCCGGTCGACGAGATCGCCGACCGCGCGGCGCTCTCGCCGGGCACGGTGCGCAACTACCTGTCGAACGCGATGACGAAGCTCGGGGCGTCCAACCGCCACGAGGCCGTCGCCATCGCGCGGCGCCTAGGCTGGATCTAG